A single region of the Candidatus Limnocylindria bacterium genome encodes:
- a CDS encoding DUF1786 domain-containing protein: MSDDRILAIDIGAGTMDVLLYDPAQPMENAVQLVLPSATAIAGRKIAAAREAGRDVFLHGNLMGGYHTTNAVWRHLEAGLRVYATERAAGTVHDDLDILRGRGIVITDSAPRGAVPIELRDLDLGRLAGALAPYDVTLPPTVAVAAQDHGFSPKHSNRLFRFEHWRRLLTPGSTLADHFWREPPDYMTRLRAIQADAPGAIVADTGPAAVLGALDDELVGQASQLGACIVNVGNQHTLGLLVRGEELFGVMEHHTESMDTKKLDRLIARLVTGTITHDEVFNDDGHGALVLDDRYRSAGPFSFVAVTGPNRAMAAPLGWYFAAPHGAMMLCGCFGLVRGVRSLPQHPA, translated from the coding sequence ATGTCCGACGATCGCATCCTGGCGATCGACATCGGCGCGGGCACGATGGACGTGCTTCTCTACGACCCCGCGCAGCCGATGGAGAACGCCGTCCAGCTCGTGCTCCCCTCCGCGACCGCGATCGCCGGGAGGAAGATCGCCGCCGCGCGCGAGGCCGGGCGCGATGTCTTCCTCCACGGCAACCTTATGGGCGGGTATCACACGACGAACGCCGTGTGGCGCCATCTCGAGGCCGGCCTCCGCGTCTATGCGACCGAGCGCGCCGCTGGAACGGTCCACGACGACCTCGATATCCTGCGCGGCCGCGGCATCGTGATCACAGACAGCGCTCCGCGCGGTGCGGTACCGATCGAGCTGCGCGACCTCGACCTCGGTCGCCTCGCGGGCGCGCTCGCGCCGTACGACGTCACGCTGCCGCCGACCGTCGCGGTCGCGGCACAGGATCACGGCTTTTCGCCGAAGCACTCGAATCGCCTCTTCCGCTTCGAGCACTGGCGTCGTCTGCTGACGCCGGGCAGCACGCTCGCGGATCACTTCTGGCGCGAGCCGCCGGATTACATGACGCGTCTGCGCGCCATACAGGCTGACGCTCCGGGCGCGATCGTCGCCGACACTGGACCCGCGGCCGTGCTCGGCGCGCTCGACGACGAGCTCGTCGGCCAGGCATCGCAGCTCGGCGCGTGCATCGTCAACGTCGGGAACCAGCACACCCTCGGGCTTCTCGTCCGCGGCGAGGAACTGTTCGGCGTGATGGAGCACCACACCGAATCGATGGACACCAAGAAGCTCGACCGCCTCATCGCGCGACTCGTCACCGGCACGATCACGCATGACGAGGTCTTCAATGACGACGGCCATGGCGCGCTCGTGCTGGACGACCGCTACCGCTCGGCCGGACCGTTCTCATTCGTCGCCGTCACCGGGCCGAACCGCGCGATGGCCGCGCCCCTCGGGTGGTACTTCGCCGCGCCGCACGGCGCGATGATGCTGTGCGGGTGTTTCGGCCTTGTCCGCGGCGTGCGCTCCCTCCCCCAGCACCCGGCGTAG
- a CDS encoding SRPBCC domain-containing protein, translating to MTEKPVHVEQIFINATPEQVWDAITDPEFTSQFFYNGRVKSNFTKGASLTYIDQRDGSIQIEGIVVEAEAPRRLVLDEKYVWAPDVAADPVHREVWEIEPVGKVCKLTVSIYEVALDCATMRSIVGGLPFIVSGLKTLLETGKPLPSSR from the coding sequence GTGACTGAGAAGCCCGTCCATGTCGAACAGATCTTCATCAACGCCACGCCGGAGCAGGTGTGGGACGCGATCACCGACCCGGAGTTCACGTCGCAGTTCTTCTACAACGGTCGCGTGAAGTCGAACTTCACGAAGGGCGCGAGCCTGACGTACATCGATCAGCGCGACGGCTCGATCCAGATCGAGGGCATCGTCGTTGAAGCCGAGGCGCCGCGCCGGCTCGTTCTCGATGAGAAATACGTCTGGGCGCCGGACGTCGCGGCCGATCCAGTGCACCGCGAGGTCTGGGAGATCGAGCCTGTCGGGAAGGTGTGCAAGCTGACGGTCTCCATCTACGAGGTCGCGCTCGACTGCGCGACGATGCGGAGCATCGTCGGCGGACTGCCCTTCATCGTCTCGGGCCTTAAGACGCTGCTCGAGACCGGGAAGCCGCTGCCCTCTTCGCGCTGA
- a CDS encoding DUF2007 domain-containing protein — MAEVPIAFPNDETTAEVIASRLRAAGITARVDRGLFGSGQVSARGQMTVFVDEGDAEHARKLVGKAVRKSAHSLAILRLGIALALGALAVGIVAIAAAVAAR; from the coding sequence ATGGCCGAAGTTCCGATCGCGTTCCCCAACGACGAGACGACGGCGGAGGTCATTGCGTCCCGGCTGCGTGCTGCTGGTATCACGGCGCGCGTCGATCGCGGGCTTTTCGGATCTGGACAGGTGTCAGCGCGTGGCCAGATGACCGTCTTCGTCGATGAGGGTGATGCGGAACATGCGCGCAAGCTTGTCGGAAAGGCTGTGCGCAAGAGCGCTCACTCTCTGGCGATCCTGCGACTCGGGATCGCTCTCGCGCTCGGTGCGCTCGCCGTGGGGATTGTCGCGATCGCGGCGGCGGTCGCCGCTCGGTAG
- a CDS encoding metalloregulator ArsR/SmtB family transcription factor, which yields MDEVFQALADPTRRGILDRLFSNEGQSVNELAAAFADDMTRFGVMKHLGVLENAGLIVTRRVGREKHCYLNPVPIKQIHDRWIGKYAERRTTALMAIKRHAEEKRSVGAGRRD from the coding sequence TTGGATGAGGTGTTCCAGGCGCTCGCAGACCCAACACGGCGGGGGATCCTCGACCGGCTCTTCTCGAACGAGGGGCAGTCGGTGAACGAGCTCGCCGCCGCGTTCGCGGACGACATGACGCGGTTCGGGGTGATGAAGCATCTCGGCGTGCTCGAGAACGCCGGGCTCATCGTCACCCGTCGCGTCGGTCGCGAGAAGCACTGCTACCTCAATCCGGTGCCCATCAAACAGATCCACGATCGGTGGATCGGCAAGTACGCGGAGCGTCGCACCACGGCGCTCATGGCGATCAAACGTCACGCAGAGGAGAAAAGAAGTGTTGGAGCAGGCCGTCGTGACTGA
- a CDS encoding ABC transporter permease subunit — MRRIDPWFAIGLFAFFVLLFVALFGERIAPYETIYMVLSRPPLRPPYAPGEVYPLGSDGLGRDLFSVVLAGARATLVIATAAGVARVAFGLAIAMVASWWRPMRTVADSLAEIASAVPATLVALLVVLVVVRSDPQLYTFIGALLITGWAGPYRIARAELDRLARSQFSESALALGVRRAPLFARHHLPHLVPMLAVSTAQQSVASLVAVAELGVLGYTVGATRLLSGQFTSRIPEWGGILANSRSLENLWTTRWVILVPGVAFALAAMGISAIGLGIARQYQRRNALYDLRSRSATAILLLCTAGVVALLLVPERYAEAREWADAARARVTIGAPIERVFADSGLRPIGSSYLVERQISMLAQTGPASISVPRAGVLSEESDAPTDFLPVLYFASGGGVFDAPLVFAGWGISPSDHPAVATQIFSGPSFGKVIEEWPDDYKTVDVRGSIAVLFKTPTIRTGSRFSTVTQDFETAVTNALKRGARAVLYIDPFLPTMPQTTTNVGRLNPYKRLGESAPIERADRPPVIVLSLRAAERILGPLGLSPTAIWDGMQHNAVVGVPASTQTGIVESDDAIFQHTLARDLGVTAHLELPVERVAATPRSLVGTTGDAPRILVWAVTPGTRRSSRPALDALASTIRALAYRTGEEVAFVVFDRTADAPGNARQVAERLGRTSWDLIVVLDDLEGEALRFDTNSSDLIPAFDEYAERSGARAQVTRGPAGDDFIWPGIQAFPRSRSVVVLGSGASGDLRADAAALLGYVAGRDAQGAPELRR; from the coding sequence ATGCGCCGTATCGATCCATGGTTCGCCATCGGTCTGTTCGCGTTCTTCGTGCTGCTCTTCGTCGCGCTCTTCGGCGAACGCATCGCGCCTTACGAGACGATCTACATGGTCCTGAGTCGACCTCCGCTGCGGCCGCCGTACGCGCCCGGCGAGGTCTATCCCCTCGGTTCCGATGGCCTGGGCCGCGACCTCTTCAGCGTCGTGCTCGCCGGCGCGCGAGCGACCCTCGTCATCGCCACGGCGGCGGGCGTCGCGCGTGTCGCGTTCGGACTCGCCATCGCGATGGTCGCGAGCTGGTGGCGCCCGATGCGCACCGTGGCGGATTCGCTCGCCGAGATCGCGTCAGCTGTTCCCGCCACGCTCGTTGCTCTTCTCGTCGTCCTCGTCGTCGTACGCAGCGATCCACAGCTCTACACCTTCATCGGTGCGTTGCTGATCACCGGTTGGGCGGGTCCGTACCGGATCGCACGCGCCGAGCTCGACCGCCTCGCGCGTTCGCAGTTCAGCGAGAGCGCGCTCGCGCTCGGCGTGCGTCGTGCGCCGCTCTTCGCTCGGCACCATCTGCCGCATCTGGTCCCGATGCTCGCAGTTTCCACCGCGCAGCAGTCGGTCGCATCACTCGTCGCCGTGGCGGAGCTCGGCGTCCTCGGCTACACGGTCGGCGCGACCCGGCTCCTGTCGGGTCAGTTCACCTCGAGGATCCCAGAGTGGGGCGGCATCCTCGCGAATAGCCGCAGTCTTGAGAACCTGTGGACGACGCGGTGGGTCATCCTCGTTCCGGGCGTGGCGTTCGCCTTGGCGGCGATGGGTATCTCCGCGATCGGCCTCGGCATCGCTCGGCAATACCAGCGCCGGAACGCGCTCTACGACCTGCGCTCAAGAAGTGCCACGGCCATCCTGCTGCTGTGCACCGCCGGCGTCGTCGCCTTGCTGCTCGTCCCGGAGCGCTACGCCGAGGCACGCGAGTGGGCCGATGCGGCGCGCGCCCGCGTGACCATCGGAGCGCCGATAGAGCGCGTGTTCGCGGATAGCGGGCTGCGCCCGATCGGATCGAGCTACTTGGTTGAGCGGCAGATCAGCATGCTGGCGCAGACGGGGCCCGCCAGCATCAGCGTGCCGCGCGCCGGAGTTCTGAGCGAAGAGTCCGACGCCCCGACCGACTTCCTTCCCGTTCTGTACTTCGCATCGGGCGGCGGCGTGTTCGACGCACCGCTGGTCTTCGCCGGTTGGGGCATATCACCCTCTGATCATCCGGCAGTCGCGACCCAGATCTTCAGCGGGCCCAGCTTCGGCAAGGTCATCGAGGAGTGGCCCGACGATTACAAGACCGTCGACGTGCGCGGCAGCATCGCGGTCCTCTTCAAGACTCCGACCATCAGAACGGGGTCCCGCTTCTCGACCGTGACGCAGGACTTCGAGACTGCGGTGACGAACGCTCTGAAGCGCGGGGCTCGTGCGGTGCTTTACATCGACCCATTTCTGCCGACGATGCCGCAGACGACGACCAACGTGGGGAGGCTCAATCCCTACAAGCGTCTCGGCGAGTCCGCGCCGATCGAACGGGCCGACAGACCACCGGTGATCGTCCTGAGCCTGCGCGCGGCCGAGCGGATTCTGGGCCCTCTCGGCCTGTCGCCGACGGCGATCTGGGACGGGATGCAGCACAACGCAGTTGTCGGAGTGCCGGCGTCGACCCAGACCGGGATCGTGGAGAGCGATGACGCGATCTTCCAGCACACGCTCGCGCGCGACCTTGGTGTGACAGCGCACCTCGAGCTGCCCGTGGAGCGTGTGGCCGCGACGCCGCGGAGCCTCGTCGGCACGACCGGCGACGCGCCGCGCATCCTGGTGTGGGCCGTCACTCCGGGGACGCGTCGCAGCTCGCGTCCTGCCTTGGACGCGCTGGCGAGCACCATCCGGGCACTTGCGTACCGGACGGGCGAGGAAGTCGCGTTCGTCGTGTTCGATCGCACAGCCGACGCGCCCGGCAATGCTCGGCAGGTGGCCGAGCGTCTCGGCCGCACGAGTTGGGATCTCATCGTGGTACTCGATGATCTCGAAGGCGAAGCTCTCCGGTTCGATACGAACTCGTCGGATCTGATCCCAGCGTTCGACGAGTACGCGGAGCGCTCCGGTGCGCGCGCTCAGGTCACGCGCGGCCCCGCGGGCGACGACTTCATCTGGCCCGGGATCCAAGCGTTCCCGAGGTCGCGCTCGGTCGTCGTTCTCGGAAGCGGCGCCTCGGGTGACCTCCGCGCCGATGCCGCCGCGCTGCTCGGATACGTCGCCGGCCGTGACGCGCAGGGTGCGCCGGAGCTGCGCCGATGA